A genomic window from Betta splendens chromosome 17, fBetSpl5.4, whole genome shotgun sequence includes:
- the LOC114843866 gene encoding phosphatase and actin regulator 1-like isoform X2 produces MATTPDSSTDRRAIRRLRSKSDTPYLVEARLSFNLRTAEEVERLAAMRSESLMSGTHTPPIRHRSKFATLGRLLKPWKWRKKKSEKFKQTSAALERKMSVRQSRDELIKRGVLKEIFEKATVEFRSSMDSGVCTQEPSIKSSMVVPTKKSVTYAGDLQDTPAKPPLYHKQPPALPPKPFSRIHSTDSCQPMKLPCMPGGKHSPPLPPKKVMICVPPGGLDSSASPSPSPNPLGALSQKCGPPHHGTLLPSQLAGLSGLHQGHGHPLQLQYGSLHAPSRIIEELNKTLALSMQRFESSALHSGGQCLPLDRREVPSVIIDYEDDKENMPNESDYEDLPSMYKDEDDDVDDDEDDDEDDDSIFTSTLAQKVLRKDSLAIKLSNRPSKRELEEKNILPMQTDEERLESRQQIGTKLTRRLSQRPTAEELEQRNILKPRNEQEEMEEKREIKRRLTRKLSQRPTVEELRQAKILIRFSDYVEVSDAQDYDRRADKPWTRLTAADKATIRKELNDFKSNEMEVHESSRHLTRFHRP; encoded by the exons ATGGCGACCACtccagacagcagcacagaccgCCGAGCGATAAGGAGACTCCGCTCCAAGAGCGATACCCCCTATCTTGTTGAAGCCCGGCTTTCCTTTAACCTTCGGACAG CCGAGGAAGTAGAGAGGCTGGCCGCCATGCGCTCCGAGTCCCTGATGTCCGGCACCCACACGCCGCCCATTCGGCACCGCAGCAAATTCGCCACCCTGGGGCGTCTCCTCAAGCCctggaagtggaggaagaagaaaagcgAGAAGTTCAAGCAGACGTCTGCAG CTTTGGAGCGGAAGATGTCCGTGCGACAGAGTAGAGATGAGTTGATCAAGAGAGGAGTGTTGAAGGAAATCTTTGAAAAAG cAACAGTCGAGTTCCGATCTTCGATGGACAGCGGCGTCTGCACTCAGGAGCCCTCCATTAAGTCCTCCATGGTCGTGCCCACCAAGAAATCCGTCACCTACGCCGGCGACCTTCAGGACACCCCCGCCAAGCCGCCGCTGTACCACAAGCAGCCCCCCGCTCTCCCCCCAAAGCCTTTCTCAAGGATCCATAGCACAG ATTCTTGCCAGCCTATGAAGTTGCCCTGCATGCCGGGCGGGAAGCATTCCCCCCCTCTGCCCCCCAAGAAGGTGATGATCTGCGTGCCCCCGGGGGGGCTGGACTCCTCCGCGTCGCCGTCGCCGTCCCCCAACCCTCTCGGCGCTCTGTCCCAGAAGTGCGGCCCGCCCCACCACGGCACCCTGCTGCCCTCGCAGCTCGCCGGCCTGTCCGGCCTGCACCAGGGCCACGGGCacccgctccagctccagtaCGGCAGCCTGCACGCGCCCAGCCGCATCATCGAGGAGCTCAATAAGACCCTGGCGCTCTCCATGCAGAGGTTCGAAAG cTCTGCCCTGCACAGCGGTGGCCAGTGTTTGCCCCTGGACAGACGAGAAGTGCCGTCCGTGATCATCGACTACGAGGACGATAAGGAGAACATGCCCAACGAGTCGGACTACGAGGACCTGCCCAGCATGTACaaggacgaggacgacgacgtggacgacgacgaggacgacgacgaaGATGACGACTCCATATTTACAA GCACCCTGGCCCAGAAGGTGCTGAGGAAAGACTCTCTGGCCATCAAGCTGAGTAACCGTCCATCCaagagagagctggaggagaaaaacatCCTCCCCATGCAGACCGATGAGGAGAGGCTGGAGTCCAGGCAGCAGATTGGCACCAAGCTCACGAG GCGGCTGAGTCAGAGGCCCAcagcggaggagctggagcagaggaacatCCTCAAAC CTCGCAACGagcaggaggaaatggaggagaagagggagatAAAGCGAAGGCTAACGCGCAAG CTGAGCCAGAGGCCcacggtggaggagctgaggcaggcCAAGATTCTGATCCGATTCAGCGACTACGTGGAGGTGTCCGACGCCCAGGACTACGACCGGCGCGCGGACAAACCCTGGACCCGGCTCACGGCGGCCGACAAGGCCA
- the LOC114843866 gene encoding phosphatase and actin regulator 1-like isoform X1, whose translation MFKTANYPAVHAAPAVMHGPWFASAGCRESAPVAAEKPRKKPFSLVKIMSLGGDKKGHGQHPHHHHNNNMPFAIHCHIGKEIKHICSNCSRGNDTQDAEEVERLAAMRSESLMSGTHTPPIRHRSKFATLGRLLKPWKWRKKKSEKFKQTSAALERKMSVRQSRDELIKRGVLKEIFEKATVEFRSSMDSGVCTQEPSIKSSMVVPTKKSVTYAGDLQDTPAKPPLYHKQPPALPPKPFSRIHSTDSCQPMKLPCMPGGKHSPPLPPKKVMICVPPGGLDSSASPSPSPNPLGALSQKCGPPHHGTLLPSQLAGLSGLHQGHGHPLQLQYGSLHAPSRIIEELNKTLALSMQRFESSALHSGGQCLPLDRREVPSVIIDYEDDKENMPNESDYEDLPSMYKDEDDDVDDDEDDDEDDDSIFTSTLAQKVLRKDSLAIKLSNRPSKRELEEKNILPMQTDEERLESRQQIGTKLTRRLSQRPTAEELEQRNILKPRNEQEEMEEKREIKRRLTRKLSQRPTVEELRQAKILIRFSDYVEVSDAQDYDRRADKPWTRLTAADKATIRKELNDFKSNEMEVHESSRHLTRFHRP comes from the exons ATGTTCAAGACGGCCAATTACCCGGCGGTGCACGCCGCTCCCGCCGTCATGCACGGCCCGTGGTTCGCCAGCGCCGGGTGCCGAGAGAGCGCGCCCGTGGCCGCGGAGAAGCCCAGGAAAAAGCCGTTCAGCCTGGTCAAAATCATGTCTCTCGGCGGCGACAAGAAGGGGCACGGCCAGCATccgcaccaccaccacaacaacaacatgccCTTCGCGATTCACTGCCACATCGGGAAGGAGATCAAGCACATTTGCAGCAACTGCAGCCGCGGGAACGACACGCAGGACG CCGAGGAAGTAGAGAGGCTGGCCGCCATGCGCTCCGAGTCCCTGATGTCCGGCACCCACACGCCGCCCATTCGGCACCGCAGCAAATTCGCCACCCTGGGGCGTCTCCTCAAGCCctggaagtggaggaagaagaaaagcgAGAAGTTCAAGCAGACGTCTGCAG CTTTGGAGCGGAAGATGTCCGTGCGACAGAGTAGAGATGAGTTGATCAAGAGAGGAGTGTTGAAGGAAATCTTTGAAAAAG cAACAGTCGAGTTCCGATCTTCGATGGACAGCGGCGTCTGCACTCAGGAGCCCTCCATTAAGTCCTCCATGGTCGTGCCCACCAAGAAATCCGTCACCTACGCCGGCGACCTTCAGGACACCCCCGCCAAGCCGCCGCTGTACCACAAGCAGCCCCCCGCTCTCCCCCCAAAGCCTTTCTCAAGGATCCATAGCACAG ATTCTTGCCAGCCTATGAAGTTGCCCTGCATGCCGGGCGGGAAGCATTCCCCCCCTCTGCCCCCCAAGAAGGTGATGATCTGCGTGCCCCCGGGGGGGCTGGACTCCTCCGCGTCGCCGTCGCCGTCCCCCAACCCTCTCGGCGCTCTGTCCCAGAAGTGCGGCCCGCCCCACCACGGCACCCTGCTGCCCTCGCAGCTCGCCGGCCTGTCCGGCCTGCACCAGGGCCACGGGCacccgctccagctccagtaCGGCAGCCTGCACGCGCCCAGCCGCATCATCGAGGAGCTCAATAAGACCCTGGCGCTCTCCATGCAGAGGTTCGAAAG cTCTGCCCTGCACAGCGGTGGCCAGTGTTTGCCCCTGGACAGACGAGAAGTGCCGTCCGTGATCATCGACTACGAGGACGATAAGGAGAACATGCCCAACGAGTCGGACTACGAGGACCTGCCCAGCATGTACaaggacgaggacgacgacgtggacgacgacgaggacgacgacgaaGATGACGACTCCATATTTACAA GCACCCTGGCCCAGAAGGTGCTGAGGAAAGACTCTCTGGCCATCAAGCTGAGTAACCGTCCATCCaagagagagctggaggagaaaaacatCCTCCCCATGCAGACCGATGAGGAGAGGCTGGAGTCCAGGCAGCAGATTGGCACCAAGCTCACGAG GCGGCTGAGTCAGAGGCCCAcagcggaggagctggagcagaggaacatCCTCAAAC CTCGCAACGagcaggaggaaatggaggagaagagggagatAAAGCGAAGGCTAACGCGCAAG CTGAGCCAGAGGCCcacggtggaggagctgaggcaggcCAAGATTCTGATCCGATTCAGCGACTACGTGGAGGTGTCCGACGCCCAGGACTACGACCGGCGCGCGGACAAACCCTGGACCCGGCTCACGGCGGCCGACAAGGCCA
- the sirt5 gene encoding NAD-dependent protein deacylase sirtuin-5, mitochondrial, translated as MLLQNRAVLAFGLRMYSTHVTNGSAMSNSRPSTDMSEFRQVFSKARHIAIITGAGVSAESGVPTFRGENEKWRKWLSQDLATPEAFSRTPSRVWEFYHYRRELVMSKNPSAAHLAIAECEARLKKQGRSVVVITQCIDDLHRQAGSKNVLKIHGSLLETRCMSCGHVAVNKRSPICAALKDKGAPGPDVPDAQIPVDKLPRCEETDCHGLLRPNVVFFGETLDSHILTKVEKEMEICDLCLVVGTSSIVYPAAMFGPRVAARGVPVAEFNTQVSPKTEYFTYHFQGPCGDTLPPALAQHESEVV; from the exons ATGCTTCTCCAAAATCGAGCTGTTCTTGCATTTGGTCTTCGCATGTACTCCACCCATGTGACCAATGGATCTGCGATGAGCAACTCAAGACCCAGCACAG ACATGTCTGAATTCCGCCAGGTCTTTTCCAAAGCCAGACACATAGCAATCATCACAGGGGCGGGTGTGAGTGCAGAGAGCGGAGTACCCACCTTCAGGGGGGAAAATGAGAAGTGGAGGAAGTGGCTGTCTCAG GACCTGGCCACTCCCGAGGCCTTCTCCCGCACTCCCTCCCGGGTCTGGGAGTTCTATCACTACCGCAGGGAGCTGGTGATGAGCAAGAATCCCAGCGCTGCCCATCTGGCTATAGCAGAGTGCGAGGCGCGGTTGAAGAAGCAGGGACGGTCTGTGGTCGTCATCACCCAGTGCATAGACGATCTTCACCGACAGGCTGGGTCCAAAAATGTGCTCAAGATACATG GCAGTCTACTGGAGACACGCTGTATGAGTTGTGGACATGTGGCAGTGAACAAGCGAAGCCCTATATGCGCTGCCCTGAAGGACAAAGG tgcaCCTGGCCCAGATGTTCCTGATGCCCAGATTCCTGTGGATAAACTTCCAAG GTGTGAGGAAACTGACTGCCACGGCCTGCTGAGGCCCAATGTGGTGTTTTTCGGAGAAACTCTGGACTCTCATATCTTGACCAAGGTCGAAAAGGAGATGGAAATCTGTGACCTCTGCCTGGTG GTGGGCACATCCTCCATTGTTTACCCAGCAGCCATGTTTGGCCCCCGGGTTGCAGCCAGAGGCGTCCCAGTAGCAGAGTTCAACACACAAGTATCACCCAAAACCGAGTACTTCAC GTACCATTTCCAGGGTCCATGTGGAGATACGCTGCCTCCAGCGCTGGCGCAACATGAGTCAGAGGTTGTGTAG